In Miscanthus floridulus cultivar M001 chromosome 5, ASM1932011v1, whole genome shotgun sequence, one genomic interval encodes:
- the LOC136452502 gene encoding GTPase activating protein 1: protein MLHHLVGLVKVRVLRGVSLAIRDLRSSDPYVVVRIGKQKLKTRVVKKSTNPEWNEELTLSIEDPAVPVRLEVYDKGTFVDDTMGNAEVDIRPLVEVVKMKLQDVADKTIVKKLVPNRQNCLAEESSIYVSEGKVKQDLVLRLRNVECGEIELQLQWVDLPGSRGV from the exons ATGCTGCACCATCTCGTCGGGCTGGTGAAGGTGCGCGTGTTGAGGGGAGTGAGCCTCGCCATCCGCGACCTCCGATCCAGCGATCCCTACGTCGTCGTTCGCATCGGCAAGCAG AAACTGAAGACACGGGTGGTGAAGAAGAGTACCAATCCGGAATGGAACGAAGAACTCACGCTCTCTATTGAAGACCCTGCAGTTCCTGTCAGACTG GAAGTTTATGACAAGGGCACTTTCGTTGATGATACAATGGGTAATGCAGAGGTGGACATCCGCCCATTAGTCGAGGTTGTGAAGATGAAACTCCAGGATGTTGCCGACAAAACCATAGTAAAGAAACTGGTGCCGAACAGACAGAACTGCCTTGCAGAGGAGAGCTCGATATATGTATCGGAGGGGAAGGTGAAGCAGGACCTGGTTCTACGGCTAAGGAACGTAGAGTGCGGGGAAATAGAGCTCCAGCTTCAGTGGGTCGACCTCCCTGGCTCTAGAGGTGTATGA